In Drosophila bipectinata strain 14024-0381.07 chromosome 2R, DbipHiC1v2, whole genome shotgun sequence, one genomic interval encodes:
- the LOC108122421 gene encoding dynein regulatory complex protein 8 yields the protein MEVGVSLTNELEILIAEAFCIFDTHGDKYIDTRNVGNVLRFLGCVPSEKEVQAVIKATESHEYPGEAHLIKFMGHVSLLLMDKQMQPASAEKILEAFETLDPENKKYLTKEYFGKLMSEEGEPFTNEELEAMWPVAIDPITGNVPFTFYINQLKHKPQIYDIAEVIREELAEKAEKEKGKKPAPMVMPTS from the exons ATGGAGGTTGGCG TGTCCCTAACGAACGAACTTGAGATATTAATTGCGGAAgcgttttgtatttttgatacGCATGGTGATAAGTACATAGATACCCGAAATGTGGGCAACGTCCTCCGGTTCTTGGGCTGTGTACCCTCAGAAAAGGAGGTCCAAGCTGTGATTAAGGCCACAGAGTCTCATGAGTACCCTGGCGAGGCTCATTTAATCAAGTTTATGGGCCATGTCTCCCTACTGCTGATGGACAAACA AATGCAACCGGCTTCGGCTGAAAAGATTCTCGAGGCCTTTGAGACCCTAGATCCagagaataaaaaatatctgACCAAGGAGTATTTTGGAAAGTTGATGTCGGAGGAAGGGGAACCTTTCACTAACGAGGAACTGGAAGCAATGTGGCCCGTGGCCATTGATCCAATCACAGGAAATGTTCCCTTTACCTTTTACATCAACCAGCTAAAG CACAAGCCACAAATCTATGACATTGCCGAAGTGATTAGGGAGGAATTGGCCGAAAAAGCAGAAAAGGAAAAGGGCAAAAAGCCGGCACCGATGGTCATGCCAACTTCATGA